One region of Quercus lobata isolate SW786 chromosome 2, ValleyOak3.0 Primary Assembly, whole genome shotgun sequence genomic DNA includes:
- the LOC115978025 gene encoding uncharacterized protein LOC115978025, with the protein MTDQLIKKSMNKPEAAGRMVQWAIELSQSDIEYRPRTAIKAQALADFIVEFTLLDEDRITDEEDKWTIQTDGSSAQRKGGVGVIITTPDGEVLKYGVQLKFPATNNEPEYEGILTGLRLGKALGAKNLLIQSDSKLVIGQIRGEYEAKEERMQKYLKLTKHLTKEFDVVEFVQIPRSQNIGADEISKLASSEGEISTDLAMEVQKHPSIEEIATFTIQSTDSWMTPIISYLQNGHLPQSTEEAKKIKKRAARFTILNDALYKRGFSMPYLKCVDEEEARYILEEIHGGICGDHAGPRSLVNKVVRTGYFWPTMQVDAAEIVKRCDKCQRYGNVQRPPAERLTTIASPWPFAQWEWTSSARYPKVKVR; encoded by the coding sequence ATGACGGACCAACTAATtaagaaatcaatgaacaagCCCGAAGCAGCAGGAAGAATGGTCCAGTGGGCGATTGAACTTAGTCAATCTGACATCGAGTACCGTCCCAGAACGGCTATCAAGGCGCAAGCTCTGGCGGACTTCATCGTAGAGTTCACTCTTCTAGACGAAGACAGGATTACCGACGAGGAAGATAAATGGACAATACAAACTGATGGTTCGTCAGCTCAGAGGAAGGGGGGAGTAGGGGTCATCATAACCACCCCTGACGGAGAAGTGCTGAAATATGGGGTCCAACTAAAATTCCCGGCCACCAACAACGAACCTGAATACGAGGGGATACTGACGGGACTGAGGCTTGGAAAGGCACTTGGTGCTAAAAACTTGTTGATTCAAAGTGATTCAAAGCTGGTGATCGGGCAGATTAGGGGAGAGTAcgaagcaaaggaagaaaggatgcagaaatacctcaagCTGACGAAACATCTGACCAAGGAGTTCGATGTAGTGGAGTTCGTGCAAATCCCAAGGAGTCAGAATATAGGGGCTGACGAAATCTCGAAACTAGCGTCATCAGAAGGGGAGATTAGCACAGATCTGGCAATGGAGGTCCAAAAACACCCCAGCATTGAAGAAATTGCAACATTCACCATCCAGAGCACAGACAGCTGGATGACACCCATAATATCCTACCTTCAGAACGGGCACCTCCCTCAGAGCACGGAGGAAGctaaaaagatcaagaagaggGCGGCTAGGTTCACAATCCTTAATGACGCcttatacaagagaggcttctctatgcctTACTTGAAGTGTGTCGATGAAGAAGAAGCTAGATACATCCTGGAAGAAATCCACGGAGGAATTTGCGGCGACCACGCTGGCCCCAGATCCCTGGTGAACAAGGTAGTACGAACTggatatttttggccaaccatgcaggtaGACGCTGCTGAGATCGTCAAGAGGTGCGACAAGTGTCAGCGATACGGGAATGTGCAACGGCCTCCAGCAGAGAGACTGACGACTATAGCTTCCCcatggccattcgcacaatgggAATGGACATCGTCGGCCCGCtaccccaaggtaaaggtcaggtaa
- the LOC115974526 gene encoding cyclin-A3-2-like: MAEQENCVRITRAAKKRALSAASGSPNKKRVVLGELPNLSNVVVPVNNKPVTKTKPKAKKALTTTLISTTKGSPTKVEIDDSCDDPQLCGAYASDIDDYLHKMEMETKRRPVPNYLEKVQKEVTANMRGVLVDWLVEVAEEYKLLPDTLYLAISYIDRFLSLNVVHKQKLQLLGVSSMLIAS, encoded by the exons ATGGCAGAGCAAGAGAACTGTGTGCGCATCACTCGCGCAGCCAAAAAGAGAGCCTTGTCTGCAGCTTCAGGCTCACCTAACAAGAAGCGAGTGGTGTTGGGGGAGCTTCCGAACTTGTCAAACGTTGTTGTTCCGGTGAACAACAAGCCTGTAACGAAGACAAAGCCAAAGGCAAAGAAGGCATTAACGACAACGTTAATAAGTACAACAAAGGGTAGTCCCACAAAGGTGGAAATCGATGACAGTTGTGATGATCCCCAACTTTGTGGAGCTTATGCCTCCGACATTGATGACTATCTTCACAAAATGGAG ATGGAGACAAAGAGAAGGCCAGTGCCGAATTACCTTGAGAAGGTTCAGAAGGAAGTTACTGCTAACATGAGAGGGGTTTTGGTGGATTGGTTGGTTGAGGTTGCAGAGGAGTATAAGCTTCTTCCAGACACTTTGTATCTCGCTATTTCATATATTGATAGATTCCTATCTTTGAACGTTGTCCATAAGCAGAAGCTTCAATTGTTGGGTGTTTCTTCAATGCTAATTGCCTCGTAA
- the LOC115978016 gene encoding putative cyclin-A3-1 produces MSRKYEEITAPDVGDFCYITDNTYPKEEVVKMEADILKSLKFEMGNPTVKTFLRRFTSVAQTNNKSPNLQLEFLCYYLGELSLLDYNCVKFLPSLVAASVIFLAKFIIQPMIRPWCATLQQYSGYKPADLKDCVLIIHDLYVSRKGGSLQAIREKYKQHKFKYVASMPSHSEIPASYFEDLKE; encoded by the exons ATGAGTAGGAAGTATGAAGAAATTACTGCTCCAGATGTGGGTGATTTTTGTTACATTACGGATAATACATATCCTAAGGAGGAG GTAGTGAAGATGGAGGCTGATATACTCAAGTCACTAAAGTTTGAAATGGGCAATCCAACAGTAAAGACATTTTTAAG AAGATTCACCAGCGTTGCTCAAACGAACAACAAA AGTCCCAATTTGCAGTTAGAGTTCCTATGCTACTATCTTGGGGAGTTAAGTTTGTTAGACTATAATTGTGTGAAATTCTTACCTTCCTTGGTGGCCGCATCAGTTATCTTTCTTGCAAAATTTATCATTCAACCAATGATACGTCCTTGG TGCGCAACACTGCAACAATATTCTGGATACAAACCAGCTGATTTAAAGGATTGTGTTCTTATCATACATGACTTGTATGTTAGTAGAAAAGGAGGCTCTTTACAAGCCATAAGAGAGAAATACAAGCAGCATAAG TTCAAATATGTGGCAAGTATGCCTTCTCATTCAGAAATACCTGCTTCTTACTTTGAAGATCTAAAAGAATGA